In a genomic window of Nocardiopsis mwathae:
- a CDS encoding OmpA family protein: MSIVTSGIMLLTGCSGGGGKEEPDDTPAAEEQTTVTAPDGPFVREGVLGGPAGFRARLEVKAIERRSDRTVVRFLTTPLESGEQTVRGAFGGKSSTPVGFRLLDPAGHRLYYPLVNGNGGGALGTELPTWVVGEVEYVMEAHFPRLPEDIEAITVITPGSTAEMTGIPVEDADEPEDVPSEDPPGYLDLSPGDEVELPVVSGPVKGKPEDRVKTLYSVVQSPKEERDHSGDRERITIPAGDLFIDDEAELKRGADPVLHGLVKEFHDRADPEKPIEITVHTAAGGDAGDNKKLSQSRAKAAKEFLEEGAGDDYEIKATGVGGAEPVADEGGLNVEEARARNHRLEVSFRIKEEEEEEEADQEADDEAPSGEDGGDSASEESDGDEANAEDGDKGEDEAKPVGPALAPFRAKDAEPVRTATGWTRDHDYEMDVLPFYRDGDFLVANMVIRNVSDPEDSAEDAEVSSPFSGEYEGSQFGEFSVIDPETQTVYRELRVGATRAHEKKGGVDFVEPPGDAFYPEPGWEGRVFFYVPAPPEGVTTITFDAGLFGEIKDVPIE; encoded by the coding sequence ATGAGCATCGTAACGAGCGGGATCATGCTCCTCACAGGGTGCAGCGGCGGCGGGGGCAAGGAAGAACCGGACGATACCCCTGCGGCCGAGGAACAGACCACGGTGACGGCCCCCGACGGCCCCTTCGTTCGCGAGGGAGTCCTCGGAGGTCCCGCCGGGTTCCGGGCGCGTCTTGAGGTCAAGGCGATCGAACGCCGCTCCGACCGGACCGTTGTGCGTTTCCTGACCACCCCACTGGAAAGCGGCGAGCAGACCGTGCGGGGCGCCTTCGGCGGCAAGTCGTCGACACCGGTCGGCTTCCGGCTGCTCGACCCGGCCGGCCACCGCCTCTACTACCCGCTGGTCAACGGCAACGGGGGAGGGGCTCTGGGGACGGAGCTGCCGACCTGGGTCGTGGGCGAAGTCGAGTACGTGATGGAGGCGCACTTCCCGCGGCTGCCCGAGGACATCGAGGCCATCACCGTCATCACGCCGGGAAGCACGGCCGAGATGACGGGAATCCCCGTCGAAGACGCAGACGAGCCCGAGGACGTCCCCAGCGAGGACCCGCCCGGCTACCTCGACCTGTCCCCCGGGGACGAGGTGGAGCTTCCAGTGGTGTCGGGCCCGGTGAAGGGCAAGCCGGAAGACAGGGTGAAGACCCTCTACTCGGTCGTCCAGTCGCCGAAGGAGGAGCGGGACCACTCCGGTGACCGTGAGCGGATCACCATCCCCGCGGGCGACCTCTTCATCGACGACGAGGCGGAGCTGAAGCGGGGGGCGGACCCTGTCCTCCACGGCCTCGTCAAGGAGTTCCACGACCGGGCTGACCCCGAGAAGCCCATCGAGATCACGGTCCATACGGCTGCCGGGGGAGACGCCGGCGACAACAAGAAGCTGTCGCAATCCAGAGCGAAAGCAGCCAAGGAGTTCCTGGAAGAAGGGGCCGGGGACGACTACGAGATCAAGGCCACGGGTGTGGGCGGCGCCGAGCCGGTCGCTGATGAGGGAGGACTGAACGTCGAGGAGGCGCGTGCGCGCAACCACCGGCTGGAAGTGTCCTTCCGCATCAAGGAGGAGGAAGAGGAAGAAGAGGCCGACCAAGAGGCCGACGACGAGGCCCCGTCCGGGGAGGACGGCGGCGACTCCGCTTCCGAAGAGTCCGACGGGGATGAGGCGAACGCGGAGGACGGCGACAAGGGGGAGGACGAGGCGAAGCCCGTCGGGCCAGCCCTCGCGCCGTTCCGTGCGAAGGACGCCGAGCCGGTGCGGACCGCCACCGGGTGGACGCGCGACCACGACTACGAGATGGACGTCCTCCCCTTCTACCGCGACGGTGACTTTCTCGTCGCCAACATGGTGATCAGGAACGTCAGCGACCCGGAGGACTCGGCGGAGGACGCTGAGGTCTCATCCCCGTTCTCCGGGGAGTATGAAGGGTCGCAGTTCGGCGAGTTCAGCGTGATCGATCCCGAGACGCAGACGGTGTACCGGGAGCTCCGCGTCGGCGCCACGCGCGCGCACGAGAAGAAGGGCGGGGTCGACTTCGTCGAGCCCCCGGGCGACGCGTTCTACCCGGAGCCAGGCTGGGAGGGACGCGTCTTCTTCTACGTTCCAGCGCCGCCGGAAGGCGTCACCACGATCACGTTCGACGCGGGTCTGTTCGGTGAAATCAAGGACGTTCCGATCGAGTGA
- a CDS encoding DUF397 domain-containing protein, whose protein sequence is MSPVSRVEVAVLLGGTAVHDSKHPEKGRLSLSRPEWAALLGRVKPHSRWRTG, encoded by the coding sequence GTGAGTCCCGTTTCTCGTGTCGAGGTCGCTGTCCTGCTCGGCGGCACAGCCGTGCACGACTCCAAGCATCCGGAGAAGGGCCGTCTTTCTCTCTCCAGGCCCGAGTGGGCCGCGCTCCTCGGCAGGGTCAAGCCCCACTCGCGGTGGAGAACCGGGTAG